Part of the Lutra lutra chromosome 4, mLutLut1.2, whole genome shotgun sequence genome is shown below.
GTTTTGTATAGGGTGTGAGACTTATGTTTGTGGTCCACGACCTCCTCGtcctccacctcctcttcccctctccccctccctcttcttcttctttgcctaGGGAAGTCCACTTGCTCTAGCACCATTTATTCAAAATGCTGTCACTCCTCCATTGAGCTGCTTTATACCTTTGTCCAAAACCCATTGGACATATTGGTAGTAGGTCTCTTTCTGGGCCTTGATCCAGTTCCACTTATCtatctctcttctgttccatttgtctatcCCTTCACCAACACCACACCCTTTTGATGACTGTAGCTAAAGATCTTGCAATTGGGTAGAaggattcttttggttttattctttagtttaattttctcttctttttctaggttctgAAGCTGAGAGCTTATTGTGTTCAGACTCCTTTCCttttgagacagggagagagagagagagagagacagtgaaggggtgcagagagaaggagagagagagattaatgaGCAACCTCCATGCGCAGCACCAGAAAAATGCAGGTTCATTCTCACAGCCCGAgtttgatcatgacctgagccaaaatcaagaattggactcactgactgagccacccagatgctcctacTGCTTTCTAATGTATGCATTGAGGGCTATCAATTTTGCTATCCTTTGATTAAGTTTGTCCCTCAAATTTTAAtgtgctgtattttcattttccttcagttcaATGCATTGAGATTTTATCTTTTACCTTTGATCATCTAGAATGTTACTTTCTACGTGTTTGGATATTTGTTATCTCTCTCCTTTGGATGTCTAGTTGatttttgattttcttaaaattctcaaACTTTTAATTCCAATAAGTTGATATCCAGGGTTGTATTTGTTTCAGGTCTACAATATAGGGATTCACCTCCCCTACTGCAAGAAGTGTGGGCTCCTGTTGCCAGGCACTGATAGGCGTTGGAGACTCTGTTACACCTCCCCCACCCTTACTCCCTTCAGGTCCTATTGCCAGGCACTGGTTTGCGTTGAGGACGGAACCCTCCTAGGGGTTCCAAGCAGTTGCTAGTGTCCCAGAGGACACTGGTGATCGGAGACAAAGCCACAAGGCTCTTTGGAGCCAGCTGGTAGCCATCCCAATATCTCCAAACACAGTTCCGGAGCCACTGTGGGCTGTCGTGGAGCAGCTGTGGGCTGTCTTGGAGCAGCTGTGGGCTCCTGGGTTGGTGATATATGAACGTTCGCCACATGGGCCACGAGTCTCTGGGTTTTTCTGGGAGATCCTGGTGTGCACTGCAGTGGTAGTGTTCCTCCTAAGGAGCAGACTCgcttcagaaaaagaaaggggcaTTGGACCCAGAATGAAGTATCTGGAAAAGGCATGGGAAAGACCAAAGTGGACGCACCAGCCTGTGGAGTCGTCGCATCATCTGAGCAGAAGGCCAGTCCTCTCCCTTTACAGATTCTTGCTCTGACTGCCTGAATGATGGTGCCAGGTATTTTTCCGTGGAAAACGCTACGCAACTGCTGAAGGGAGTTGTGGAAAGGCTGTGAAGAGCCCTCACCAGCTCACAGACGAAAATCCCATCTCTAGAACAGTCCAGGAAGATGGAGATAGGCCTGAGAGGAAAGTACCAGAAGGCATCAAGGACAGCCCTGATCTGCAGGGAGGTGCAGAACCGCTGGTTCAGGACATTGGCAGCTGTGTCGAGACAGAGCAGGAAAAGGCAGGGGAGACAGGCAGGCCAGAGCTTGCTGATGGATGAGTGCGGCGGCAGGCCGGCGGTGAGGGCCAGAGCCAACGCCACACCCTTAGCCAGATCCTACTGAAGGTGATGCACCTGCAAGAGCTGCTTAGAGATCATCTGGAAGGTGGGGGCTCAAGGAGGCAGGTGGAGACTGGCTCGTCCTGCACTGTCCATGTCCCCTTGGGCAGGAGCCCCGTGAACAAAGGAAAGCCGTCCAGGTTACTGCAGAAGGCACGTCCGAGGAACGAAGAGCTCCCGAGAAACAAAACAATCCACCAAGCTGAGCAAGTATCTTTTCACCTTCGAAACACCGTTCTGGAAAGTGAGATTCAGAAGTTGCGCCTGAAGCTCGAGGCAGAGCCTAAGCTGTGTGAAGAGCACATCAAACACGTGGAGAGGAAGATGATGGAGGAGAAGGCATGCTGCCTCCAAGTGAAGAACAAAATGGCCAAGGTGTGCAGGAAGGCGGATGCTGCCCACTGGAACTTAGGCCTCTCCAGGACCATGGCCCAGGAGCTGCCTGGAGAATGGCAGAAGATCTCCTCCTTGCCTGAGCGGGAACGCCTCCTGGTGGAGAACAGATGGGAGGAGAGCCAGAAGGCTGtcctgtgggcagagagggagttCCGAAGGCTCCAGGTGGAAAATCCATTGCCTGAGGCAGAAGCTGGCCAACTCTGGGCCCAAGGTCCAGCCTGTCTCCGGggtcctcctgctcctgctcctgctgttcTGGGCACAGCCTGCAAATACCCTCCAGGGCCCAAGGCTCCCCTGAAACCCCAGAAGGCCAAGAAGGGAGCAAGGGTTCACTGGCAGACTCCAAGTTCTCCGGTCCCCTGCGGGTCTGATTCCCTTTCCCAGCAGCCACCAACACCCACAACCAGAGCACAAAAGCTCCTTTGCTTACCCGTGAAGCCATACCCATGGCTCCTTTCAATTGAGATCCACTCCATTATTGAACTGATGCTACAGATTCCCTCTAACCATAGGAGTGTGAGAGAATATTTGGCAATgttaagcataaaataaaaaaaaattaataaaagtgtcCAATTGCTGATACCATTGCTACTGAGAATTGATTTGATGAAGGGATTATATGGCAAGCCATAAAGGGTTTTGAAGAGTATTTTATTGATCACTGAATTGTCCCGAGAACCCAGTGTGTCATGTatgactgaggttcagagaggggaaaCAACTTGCCCCacgatcacacagctagtgattTTCAGAGCTCCCATTCCAAACCAGGATTGTCTAATTATCAAGTTCTGGGCAAATAACTTGTACTACTTCTACTACTAAtactaccactactactactactactattagtACTgctagtacttttttttctttttttggagagagagaaagggagcaggcacacacacacacatacaagcaggggaggggcagagagagagagagattcctagACAGGGTTCCCACTCAAGTGCAGAACGGGATGTTTGGCATGATGTCACAGATCATGTGATCACGacatgaaccaaaatcaagagtcagacgctgaactgacggagccacacaggctcccttCTGCGAAGAACTTCTAGGCAAGCTGCTTTAAGGATCCCAGAAGAGCTTGATCAAATGTTCTCCTAGTTCACGTCCTAGTAAGGATGCAAAGATTCTCCTGGGGGCTAGCTGAGGTCAAGTCCCACCAAAGTATGGAGGGCAGCCTTTAAGGGTCTCCAACGATTCCCATATGGTACACATGGATTTGTGGAACATACTCTCCCTCTTGATTAGAGTCAGTTACTACTGACTCCCTTCTAAAggacagaatatggcaaaagtgatagGATGTCACTTCTGAGGTTAATTTACAAAGAGACTGGTCTTCTCTTGGGCTTGCtctgcccccaccttccctcctgtcctcccccccctccctccctccctcctgtcctcactcccttcctccattcctccctacctccttcccttccaccctCCTTCCGTCCCTCATCTGTTCCCAGGGATGCTGGCTGGTCCTTGTGGGCTGTGTTATGGAGAGGACCATGTGACAAGGAATGAATATTTCTTGCTTACAGTAATGGAGGACCCTGGCCGCGAACAGCCGCCTGAATGAGCTCAAAAGCACATTTTCCCCCCAACAAGCCTGGAGATGACCGAAGATCCAGATGACATCTAGACCTCAGCCCTGTGAGAGATCCTGAGCCACAGGTACCTGGCTAGTTGCACCTGGATGGCTGGCCCACAGACACCATATCAGGTTATCAGGTCGTTTTAGGCCCTTTGGTTTGGGGAAAACATTCAAGAAAGACAGCAATGTTTGGCTTCTGACCCATGCCCTTCCCCTGGGGTGGGAAATCAAGATATGGTAGAAAATACTGAGAGATTCGGGTAAGCAATGTAAGACAGACGACATCGATTCTATTCGCCATGTTTCTCTCTGAGAGGACATCCCCTCACTTGATCCTTCCGGGCCAATATGTGGCCAATGCAGGAGGAGACAACTGGCAGTGTGGTACAAGTCAGCTGAGAGCACTAGGCCCTGCCCCGTAGAGCCAcctagaaggcagagaaagagcgcAGAAGTTCCCAAGGGCCCCTAGAGGAGGCACAGCAATTCCATGAGTTTAAAGCCTGGGACCTGGTCATTGGACTTCTGGGCGAGAGGGGCGATGGCCTGTGGAAGGGACACTGCCTGGAAGCCCTCTTGGACCAGACGCCTCCTGTCTGCTTTGGCATACTGAGGATTCATAAGAGAATGGATTAGTGTAGAAGAGATGGCGTTCTAATGCTTGGCAGGTTTCAACTTCTGGAAATCGTTGACATGCCTTTTCTCCTTGTCCCCAGGACCACCATTAGTGGGAAGGGGCCCTCAAAGAAGCAAGATGAGAACATCTCTGACAAGCCTGTCACGTGTCAACATCCAAGCACCCCAGTCACTTCTACCCCCTTGGCAGCCTCACTGCTTCCATAAGGACACAGATACAATCATGGACAGGTTTTTGAGCAAACGTAAGTTTTGATTTCTCTCAGATCAAGGCCAAGAGTGCAATGACTGGGTCCTATGGTGGCTGCAAGTCTAGTTTTCAAAGAACCTGTGTGGAAGGAAGGGTTGAGTCACTCTATTGGGCACCCGAATGTGATATTACACTGCATGGTAAATGGAATTTCAATCAaggctttgaaaaacaaaagaaagtgtTAACTGTTCTCAAGAGTTAGCTCTATCATCTTCCATTCCCAACCGCGATGCAGGAGTGATCCAGTCATTCCACATCCTGCCTTGCATTTGGCAGTCgggtctgtctctgcctctccggTGCGTTTGGGTTGAATCATTGTGATAGGTGTGCAGTGAGAGCTCATTGGAGTTTTCCTTGGAACTGCCGCAATGACACCTTTTTATGTGATTTCCATCTGTATACTCTTTGGTCAagtgttcaggtcttttgcccatttttttttcttttgctgactGGCTTGCTTGCTTATTTGGAAGGGGTCATATTTGCGTTTCTAGACTTCAGACAGGAGTCCTTTCTCAGGTAAGtggtttgcacatattttctcccagttggtAGCTTGTCTTTTGGGTCTTCTTAACAAGGTCTTTCTCACAGGAGAGACTTACAATTCTCATGGTTGGCTCTTGTCCAGTTAATCAACTTTTCCTTTATGGACAATGATTTGATGTCCAATCAGATGATTCTTTACCTagctttcctttttgaaaatttttttccccattttttcgcCAGAAGACTTCTCATTTTACATGTAAGGCGGTGTTTAATTTTGAGTTAAatcttaagaaattatttctttttgagagagtgaCCGTGGGCAtgagccgggggtggggtggagcaTATAGGGAAATGAACATCCTTAAGCCGACTCTCCagggagcttggagcctgacttTGTCGCGGGAAGCTGAGAGCATGAGTAGAGCCGAAATGGATGCTGGCTgccccacccaggcgccctgagttaaGTTTTGTATAGGGTGTGAGACTTAAGTTTGTGGTCCCCGACCTCCTcgtcctccacctcctcctcccctctccccctccctcttcttcttctccttctttttctttgcctaaGGAAGTCCACTTGCTCTAGCACCATTTATTCAAAACGCTGTCACTCCTCCATTGAACTGCTTTATACCTTCGTCCAAACCCCATTGGACATATTGGTAGTAGGTCTCTTTCTGGGTCCTTGATCCAGTTCCACTTATCtatctttcttctgttccatttgtctatcCCTTCACCAACACCACACCCTTTTGATTACTGTAGCCATAGATCTTGCAATTGGGTAGAaggattcttttggttttattctttagtttaattttctcttctttttctaggttctgAAGCTGAGAGCTTATTGTGTTCAGACTCCTTTCGTTTtgagtcagggagagagggagagagagacagggaaggggtgcagagagagagagagagagagatagagattatTAAGCAGCCTCCATGTGCAGCACCATAACAATACAGGTTCAGTCTCACAGCTCCGAGgttgatcatgacccaagccaaaatcaagacttggactaactgactgagccacccagctggtCCTCCTGCTTTCTAATGTATGCAATGAGGGCTATCAATTTTGCATTCCATTGATGTAGCTGTGTCCCCCAAATTTTAAtgtgctgtgttttcattttccttcagttcaATGCATTGAGATTTTATCTTTTACCTTTGATCATCTAGAATGTTACTTTCTATGTGTTTGGATATTTGTTACCTTTCTCCTTTGGATGTCTAggtgattttggatttttttaaaaattttcaatctTTTAATTCCAATAAATTGATATACATGGTTGTATTTGTTTCAGGTCTACAATATAGGGATTTACCTCCCCAACCGCAGGAAGTGTGGTCTCCTGATGCCCTGCACTGATTCGCGTTGGAGACTCAGGTACAACTGCCCCACCCCTACTCCCTTCACGTCCTGTTTCCAGGCACTGGTTTGCGTTGGAGACGGAACCCTCCTAGGGTTTCCAAGCAGTTGCTAGTGTCCCAGAGGACACTGGTGATCGGAGACAAAGCGACAACGCTCTTTGGAGCCAACTGGTGGTGATCCAAATTTCTCCAAACACAGTTCTGGAGCCGCTGTGGGCTGTCGTGGAGCAGAAGTAGGCTGCTGGGTTTTGATATACGAACATTTGCCACATGGGCCACGAGTCTCTGGGTTTTGCTGGGAGATCCTGGTGTGCACTGCAGTGGTGGTGTTCCTCGTAAGGAGCGGACTCAGcttcagaagaagaaaggggcatTGTGCCCAGAATGAAGTACCTCGAAAAGGCATGGAGAAGACCAAACTGGATGCACCAGCCTGTGGAGCCGTCGCATCATCTGAGCAGAAGGCCAGTCCTCTCCCGTTACAGATTCTTGCTCTGGCTGCCCTGAATGAAGGTGCCGGGTATTTTTCCGTGGAAAATGCTACGCAACTGCTGAAGGGAGTTGTGGAAAGGCTGTTGAAGAGCCCTTCCAGCTGACTGATGAAAATTCCATCTCTAGAGGAGCCCAGGAAGATGGAGATAGGCCTGCGAGGAAAATACCAGAAGGAATCAAGGACAGCCCTGATCTGCAGGGAAGTGCATAACCGCTGATTCAGGACATTGGCAGCTGTGCCTAGAcagagcaggaagaggcaggggaggcaggcaggccagagCTTGCTGATGGAGGAGTGCGGCGAGGGGCCGGTGGTGAGCGCCAGAGCCAACGCCACACCCTCAGCCAGATCCTACTGAAGGTGATGCACCTGCAAGAGCTGCTTAGAGATCATCTGGAAGGTGGGGGCTCAAGGAGGGAGGTGGAGACTGACTCGTCCTGCACTGACCTTGTGCCCTCGGGTGGGAGCCCCGTGAACAAAGGAAAGCCGTCCAGGTTACTGCAGAAGGCACGTCCGAGGAACGAAGAGCTCTTCAGAAACAAATCAATCCACCAAGCTGAGCAAGTatcttttcatcttcaaaacaCCGTCCTGGAAAGTCAGATTCAGAAGTTGTGCCTGAAGCTCGAGGCAGAGCCTAAGCTGTGTGAAGAGCACATCAAATACGTGGAGTGGAAGATGATGGAGGAGAAGGCACGCTGCCTGCAAGTGAAGAACAAACTGGCCAAGGTGTGCAGGAAGGCGGATGCTGCCCACTGGAACTTAGGCCTCTCCAGGACCATGGACCAGGAGTGCCTGGAGAATGGCAGATCTCCTCCTTGCATGAGCGGGAGCGCCTCCTGGTGGAGAACAGATGGGAGGAGAGCCAGAAGGCTGTCCTGTGGGCAGAGAGGGCGTTCCGAAGGCTCCAGGGGGAAAACCATTGCCTCAGGCAGAAGCTGGCCAACTCTGGGCCCAAAGTCCAGCCTGTCTCTGGGgggcctcctgctcctgctcttgctgtTCTGGGCACAGCCTGCAAATACCCTCCAGAGCCCAAGGCTCCCCTGAAACCCCAGAAGGCCAAGAAATGAGCAAGGTTGGACTGGCCAGACTCCAATTTCTCCGATCCCCTGCGAGTCTGATTCCCTTTCCCAGCAGCCACTAACACCCACAACCAGAGCACAGAAGCTCCTGTCCTTACCCGTGAAGCCATACCCATTGCTCCTTTCACTTGAGATCCACCCCATTATTGAACTGATGCTACAGATTTGCTCAAACCATAGGAGTGTGATTGAATATTTGTCAATGTTaagcatgaaataaaaaaataaataaaaatatccagttGCTGATACTACTGCTACTGAGAATTGATTTGATGAAGGGATTATATGGCAAGCCATAAAGGGTTTTGAGAGTATTTTATTGATCACTGAATTGTCCCGAGAACCCAGTGTGTCATGTatgactgaggttcagagaggggaaaCAACTTGCCCCacgatcacacagctagtgaattTTAGAGCTCCCATTCCAAACCAGGGTTGTCTAATTATCAAGTGCTGGGCAAAAAACTTATACtacttctactactactactactattactactactactaatactACTACAACTATTACTACTGGTAGTACTGctagtatttcttctttttttttggagagagagaaagggagaaggcacacacacacatgtaagcaggggaggccagagagagagagattcctagAGAGGCTTCCCACTCAAGTGCAGAACGGGACGTTGGGCAGGATGTCACAAATCATGTGATCAAgccctgaactgaaatcaagagtcagacgctgaactGATGGAGCCACAAGGGTCCCTTGTGTGAGGAACTTCTAGGCAAGCTGCTGTAAGGATCGCAGAAGGGCTTGATCAAATGTTCTCCTAGTTCACGACCTAGTAAGTATGCAAAGATTCACGTGGTGGCTAACTGAGGTCAAGTCACACCAAAGTATGGAAGGCAGCCTTTAAGGGTCTCCAACGATTCCCATTTGGTACACATCCTTTTGTGTAACATACTCTCCCTCTTTATTACAGTCAGGAACTGCTGATTCACTTCTAAAGGACAGAATATGCCAAAAGTGATAGGATGTAACTTCAGAGGTTAATTTACAAAGAAACTGGTCACCTCTTgggcttgctctccctccctccctccttcccttcttctctcccttcctccttcccttccgcCCTCCTTCCAACCCTCATCTGTTACCAGGGATGCCGTCTGCTCCTTGTGGGCTGTGTTATGGAGAGGCCTATGTGGCAAGGAATGAATATTTCTTGCTTACAGTAATGGAGGACCCTGGCCGCGAACAGCCGCCTGAGTGAGCTCAAAAGCCGATTTCACCCCCAACAAGCCTGGTGATGACCGAAGATCCAGAGGATATCTTGACTGCAGCCCTGTGAGAGATCCTGAGCCACAGGTAGCTGGCTAGTTGCACCTGGATGGATGGCCCACAGACACCATATCGGGTTATCAATGTCTTTTTAGGCCCTTTGGTTTGGGGAAAACATTCAAGAAAGACAGCAATGTTTGGCTTCTGACCCACGCCCCTCTCCTGGGGTGGGAAATCAAGACATGGTAGAAACTACTGAGAGAGTCGGGTAAGCAATGTAAGACAGAGGACGTCGATTCTGTTCGCCATGTTTCTCTCCGAGAGGACATCCACTCACTTGATCCTCCCGGGCCAATATATGGCCAAGGCAGGAGGAGACAACTTGCATTGTGGTACAAGTCAGCTGAGAGCACTAGGCCGAGCCCCGTAGAGCCTcctagaaggcagagaaagagcccAGATTTCCCTAGGGCCCCTACAGGAGGCACAGCAATTAGAGGAGTTGAAAGCCTAATGCTTGGCAGGTTTAAACTTCTTGAAATCGTTGACATGCCTTTTCTCCTTGTCCCCAGGACCACCGTTAGTGGGAAGGGACCCTCAAAGCAGCAAGATGAGAACATCTCTGACAAGCCTGTCAAGTGTCAACATCCAAGCACCCCAGTCACTTCTACCCCCTTGGCAGCCCCACTGCTTCCATAAGGACACAGATACAATCATGGACAGGTTTTTGAGCAAACCTAAGTTTTGATTTCTCTCAGATCAAGGCCAAGAGTGCAATGACTGGGTCCTATGGTGGCTGCAAGTCTAGTTTTCAAAGAACCTGTGTGGAAGGAAGGGTTGAGTCACTCTATTGGGCACCCGAATTTGATATTACACTGCATGGTAAATGGAATTTCAATCAaggctttgaaaaacaaaagaaagtgtTAACTGTTCTCAAGAGTTAGCTCTATCATCTTCCATTCCCAACCGCGATGCAGGAGTGATCCAGTCATTCCACATCCTGCCTTGCATTTGGTAGTCgagtctgtctctgcctctccggTGTGTTTGGGTTGAATCATTGTGATAGGTGTGCAGTGAGAGCTCATTGGAGTTTTCCTTGGAACTGCCGCAATGACACCTTTTTATGTGATTTCCATCCGTATACTCTTTGGTCAagtgttcaggtcttttgcccaatttttttgttcttttgctgaCTGGCTTGCTTGCTTATTTGGAGGGGGTCCACTTTTGAGTTTCTAGACTTCAGACAGGAGTCCTTTCTCAGGTATGTGGTtcgcacatattttctcccagttggAAGCTTGTCTTTTGGGTCTTCTTAACAAGGTCCTTCTCACAGGAGAGACTTAGAATTCTGATTGTTGGCTCATGTCCCATTAATCACCTTTTCATTTATTGACAATTATTTGATGTGCAATCGGAGGATTCTTTACCTAGCTTtccattctggacattttacCCCATTTTATCCctataagcctttttttttttttttttagtcaaaaatttttttaataatttttttttaataaacatatatttttatccccaggggtacagatctacgaatcaccaggtttacacacttcacagcactcaccatagcacataccctccccaatatccataaccccacccccctctcccaaccccctccccccatcaaccctcagtttgttttgtgagattaaaagtcacttatggtttgtctccctcccaatcccatcttgtttcttttactcttctcctaccccctcaacctgccatgttgcatctcctctccctcatatcattTTACATGTAAGGCGGTGAttaattttcagttaaattttaaaaattacttctttttgaGAGAGTGACCATGGGCATGAGTGGGAGTTCATTTGGAGCGTGAAGGTTTAAGAGCATCCTTAatcagactccccagggagcttgGAGACTGACTTTGTCCCGGGAATCTGAGAGCATGAGTagagccaaaatgaagagctgGCTGCCTCaccggctgagtcacccaggcgccctgagttaaGTTTTGTATAGGGTGTGAGACTGAAGTTTGTGGTCCTCCACCTCCTCGtcctccacctcctcttcccctctccccctccctcttcttctccatcttcttctttGCCTAGGGAAGTCCACTTGCTCTAGCACCATTTATTCAAAACGCTGTCACTCCTCCATTGAACTGCATTTATACCTTTGTCAAACCCCCATTGGACATATTGGTCGTAAGTCTCTTTTTGGGTCCTTGATCCAATTCCACTTAtctatatttcttctgttccatttgtctatcCCTTCACCAACACCACACCCTTTTGATGACTGTAGCGCTAGATCTTGCAATTGGGTAGAaggattcttttggttttattctttagtttaattttctcttctttttctaggttctgAAGCTGAGAGCTTATGGTGTTCAGACTCCTTTCGTTtttagacagggagagagagtgagagagacagagagagagagacaaggaaggggtgcagagagagagagagagattattaaGCAGCCACCATGCGCAGCACCAGATCAATGAAGGTTCAGTCTCACAGCCCCGAGgttgatcatgacccgagccaaaatcaagacttggactcactgactgagccacccagatgctcctcctGCTTTCTAATGTATGCATTGAGGGCTACCAATTTTGCTATCCATTGATTTAGCGGTGTCCTACAAATTTTAATGTGCTGtatattccttttccttcatttctatgCATCgagatttttcttttacctttgatCATCTAGAATGTTACTTTCTACGTGTTTGGATATTTGTTATCTTTCTCCTTTGGAAGTCTAgttgatttttgatttttttttaaattttcaaaaagtgtAATGCCAATAAATTGATATACAGGTTTGTATTTGTTTAAGGTCTACAATAGAGGGATTCAACTCCCCTACTGCAAGAAGTGTGGGCTCCTGTTGCCAGGCACTGATTGGCATTGGAGACTCAGgtacacctcccccacccctactcccttCAGGTCCTGTTGCCAGGCACTGGTTTGCTTTGGACACAGAACCCTCCTAGGGGTCCAAGCAGTTTCTAGTGTCCCAGAGGACACTGTTGATCGGAGACAAAGCCACAAGGCTCTTTAGCGCCTGCTGGTGGCCATCCAAATGTCTATCCACATAGTTCTGGAGCCGTTGTGGGTTGTCGTGGAGCAGCTGTCGGCTTCCGGTTTGGTGATACATGATCGTTTGCCACATGGGCCTCGAATCTCTGGGTTTTGCTGGGAAACCTGATGTGCACTGCATTGGTGGTGTTCCTCGTAAGGATGGACTCAGcttcagaagaagaaaggagcatTGTGCCCAGAATGAAGTATCTGGAAAAGGCATCAACAAGACCGAACCGGACGCACCAGCCTGTGGAGCTGTCACATCATCTGAGCAGAAGGCCAGTCCTCTCCCGTTACAGATTCTTGCTCTGGCTGCCCTGAATGAAGGTGCCGGGTATTTTTCCGTGGAAAACGCTACGGAACTgctgaagggagttggggaaaggcTGTTGAAGAGCCCTCACCAGCTGACTGACGAAAATCCCATCTCTAGAGAAGCCCAGGAAGATGGAGATTGGCCTGCGAGGAAAATACAAGAAGGCATCAAGGACAGCCCTAATCTGCAGGGAAGTGCAGATCCGCTGGTTCAGGACATTGGCAGCTGTGGACAGACAGtgcaggaagaggcaggggaagcaggtaGGCCAGAGCTTGCTAATGGAGGAGTGGGGCGGCAGGCCGGCGGTGAGAGTCAGAGCCAACGCCACACCCTCAGCCAGATCCTACTGAAGGTGATGCACCTGCAAGAGCTGCTTAGAGATCATCTGGAAGGTGGGGGCTCAAGGAGGGAGGTGGAGACTGGCTCGTCCTGCACTGTCCATGTGCCCTCGGGCGGGAGCCCCGTGAACAAAGGAGAGCTGTCCAGGGCACTGCAGAAGGCACGTCCGAGGAACGAAGAGCTCCCGAGAAACAAAACAATCCACCAAGCTGAGCAAGTGTCTTTTCACCTTCGAAACACCTTCATGGAAATTGATATTCAGAAGTTGCGCCTGAAGCTCGAGGCAGAGCTTAAGCTGTGTGAAGAGCACATCAAACACATGGAGAGGAATTTGACGGAGGAGAAGGCACGCTGCCTGCAACTG
Proteins encoded:
- the LOC125099275 gene encoding uncharacterized protein LOC125099275 yields the protein MIVCHMGLESLGFAGKPDVHCIGGVPRKDGLSFRRRKEHCAQNEVSGKGINKTEPDAPACGAVTSSEQKASPLPLQILALAALNEGAGYFSVENATELLKGVGERLLKSPHQLTDENPISREAQEDGDWPARKIQEGIKDSPNLQGSADPLVQDIGSCGQTVQEEAGEAGRPELANGGVGRQAGGESQSQRHTLSQILLKVMHLQELLRDHLEGGGSRREVETGSSCTVHVPSGGSPVNKGELSRALQKARPRNEELPRNKTIHQAEQVSFHLRNTFMEIDIQKLRLKLEAELKLCEEHIKHMERNLTEEKARCLQLKNKLAKVCR